The Acinetobacter calcoaceticus sequence GGATTAGCTTTAGATGCACAAGGTACAGGGGATGATACGCAAGTAAGTTTAACGGGCTATATCACACCGGATCTGTTTATTCGTTATGGTGTCGGTGTGTTTACGCCAGTGAACAAGCTTACGTTGCGTTATCAAATGAACCGCCGTTTATATCTAGAAGCAAGTCAGTCTTTAGAAAGAGCGATCGATTTATTCTACAACTGGCGTTTCTAAATGTATGAATTAAAAGCTCACTCCAAGTGGGCTTTTAATTTAATAACACCTTCATAAGATTTAAAAAATTGAATATTTATTATATGAACCATGGTTTGTTTTCAAAGGAACCAAATCTTGAATATGGTTCTGATTAAAGAAAATTCACTTGAAAATTGCTGTTTTATAAATTAGTTTTCAGAAACATTAAATGAAATTAGATTGATAATACCTTGTTGATAAGTGCAAATAAGGTGAATTTTTCAAGGAAATAAACGTGAAAATAGATACTTATATTGAAATAAAATATGGCAAGGACAACGATACAAATATTAAATATCGTGGGCTAATTCAAAAATTAACAGCAACATTGTCGTTGACGCTTTTATCATTTGGATGGTGCTCCACTGTAAATGCTGCACAGCAACAAATCGCTTTAGTAGGGACATGGACATCGATTCCTGATGCACCGCTTGTGCAAAAACCAAAACAAGCCAGTGAAGGTTTGTACCAGCTTCAAGTTAATAGCGATGGGACTTTAACTCCTGTTAAGGTGTTGAAAATGAAAAGTCCTTCTTGGATTGTGAAATCTAAAGATGGCCGTTTTGCATATACCACTAATGAAGAAAATGATGGAGCGGTAACTGCGTTATCAATTCAAAACGGAAAGGTGAAGGTGTTGAACACAGTGAATAGCCATGGTGGACATCCAACACACGCATCAATCAGTTTAGATGGTAAATTCCTGTTTGTGTCGAACTATTCGGCATTCGATAAAGGTCGTGGTGGGGTGGCTGTTTTGCCAATTTTGCCAAATGGCCATTTGGGTGAAATGGTTCAAAATATTGTTTTTAGCGAAGGTTCTGGTCATGTTAAAGGTCGTCAAGAGAGTGGTCATGCACATTCGACAACTTTCAGCCCAGATGGCAAGTATTTATATGCGAGCGATCTTGGAAATGACAAAGTCTATACCTTTCGTTATAACCCGAATAAGCCTCAACCACTCGAAGCGGATAGTAGTCGAGATGTGACCTTTACGCACGGTTCTGGCCCGCGCCATATGGTCTTTTCACCAAATGGCAAATATGCCTACATTACCGCAGAAATGCGAAGTGAAATTGTGACATTTAACGTACAAGATGGTCATTTGAAAAAAGTAGCTGAGCTAAAACTAATTCATGAGGACAAAACACCTGAATTTAAGAG is a genomic window containing:
- a CDS encoding lactonase family protein yields the protein MKIDTYIEIKYGKDNDTNIKYRGLIQKLTATLSLTLLSFGWCSTVNAAQQQIALVGTWTSIPDAPLVQKPKQASEGLYQLQVNSDGTLTPVKVLKMKSPSWIVKSKDGRFAYTTNEENDGAVTALSIQNGKVKVLNTVNSHGGHPTHASISLDGKFLFVSNYSAFDKGRGGVAVLPILPNGHLGEMVQNIVFSEGSGHVKGRQESGHAHSTTFSPDGKYLYASDLGNDKVYTFRYNPNKPQPLEADSSRDVTFTHGSGPRHMVFSPNGKYAYITAEMRSEIVTFNVQDGHLKKVAELKLIHEDKTPEFKSASGIILSPNGKYVIAANRGTDNKLLVFKIQQNGLLGKPTVYKANGIEPRAFSFDASGKYLYVTNVFSNNISLFCFDAKNGTLKPAGDAAKIPTPTDIKFFN